A genomic segment from Janthinobacterium sp. 64 encodes:
- a CDS encoding methyl-accepting chemotaxis protein, translated as MFHTLRARLIGIAIAIAAVALVLLSTVTFVSVRTNVLSSLDKQINDVTRLYARELTEWVQDKQRIAGALKVAVAQPDPQPALDTARQAGALDSVGFALSDKRAHYSGWTVPPDFDGTARPWYKLAASTGGPAITSPYADAGTGELYVSFVEPVFAQAGGALAGVVSADAKLTSVVRKVNAIHPTEKSFAVLVDGTNNTILAHARKELTLKPVTDLAAGLDAALMARLVAGNNHAEVMIDGAPQMVYAAKVEGTPWILLTAVDRDLATASLRSMLRVTVVLTVLCLLAAGGLMSLFVSRQLRRMILVRDALEDIASGEGDLTRRMDTSGRDELTQIASAFNRFADKIATVLLQIREASDTVRTASGEIASGNNDLSMRTESQASALEETSAAMEQLMATVQQNAENAMQADQLATSATQVAGRGGEVVQQVVQTMGDINIASRKIVDIIGTIDGIAFQTNILALNAAVEAARAGEMGRGFAVVASEVRLLAGRSAEAAKEIKALIGDSVTQVDAGSRQVESAGVTMREVVDSIRQLAGIVKQISSASHEQSSGITEVGTAVTQMDENTQQNAALVEQAAAAAQSLQQQASALAEVVAGFKLPQMEGSALPSSGRVPQAGSRDALRLH; from the coding sequence ATGTTCCACACCCTGCGTGCGCGCCTTATCGGTATCGCCATTGCCATCGCCGCGGTGGCGCTGGTTCTCCTCTCGACTGTGACCTTCGTGAGCGTGCGTACCAATGTCCTCTCTTCGCTGGACAAGCAGATCAACGATGTCACGCGCCTGTATGCCCGTGAGCTGACCGAGTGGGTGCAGGACAAGCAGCGCATTGCGGGCGCATTGAAGGTGGCGGTGGCCCAGCCGGATCCGCAACCCGCACTCGATACGGCCCGGCAGGCCGGAGCATTGGATTCGGTGGGCTTTGCCTTGAGCGACAAGCGTGCTCACTACAGCGGATGGACGGTGCCACCGGACTTCGATGGCACGGCGCGCCCCTGGTACAAGCTGGCGGCGTCGACAGGTGGCCCCGCCATCACGTCCCCTTATGCCGATGCCGGTACCGGCGAACTGTACGTGAGCTTCGTGGAACCCGTTTTCGCGCAGGCTGGCGGTGCGCTCGCCGGCGTGGTCAGTGCTGACGCGAAGCTGACCTCAGTGGTCAGGAAAGTCAACGCCATCCACCCCACGGAAAAGAGTTTTGCCGTGCTCGTCGACGGCACGAACAACACCATCCTGGCGCATGCGCGCAAGGAATTGACGCTCAAGCCGGTCACCGACCTGGCAGCCGGCCTCGACGCCGCGCTGATGGCGCGCCTGGTCGCGGGCAATAACCATGCCGAAGTGATGATCGATGGCGCCCCGCAGATGGTGTATGCCGCCAAGGTCGAGGGGACGCCATGGATACTGCTGACGGCGGTTGACCGCGACCTCGCTACCGCGTCGCTGAGGTCGATGCTGCGCGTGACGGTCGTGCTCACGGTGCTGTGCCTGCTTGCTGCCGGCGGTTTGATGTCGCTGTTCGTCAGCCGCCAGCTGCGCCGCATGATACTGGTGCGCGACGCGCTGGAAGACATTGCTTCGGGGGAAGGTGACCTGACGCGACGCATGGATACGTCCGGCCGCGACGAGCTGACGCAAATTGCCAGCGCCTTCAACCGTTTCGCCGACAAGATCGCCACTGTGCTGCTACAAATCCGCGAAGCGTCCGATACGGTACGGACAGCATCGGGCGAGATTGCCTCTGGCAACAATGACCTGTCGATGCGCACCGAGTCGCAAGCCAGCGCGCTGGAAGAAACCTCTGCCGCCATGGAGCAACTGATGGCGACTGTCCAGCAGAACGCCGAAAACGCCATGCAGGCTGACCAGCTGGCCACCAGCGCCACGCAGGTGGCCGGGCGTGGCGGCGAGGTGGTGCAACAGGTGGTGCAGACCATGGGCGACATCAATATTGCCTCGCGCAAGATCGTCGACATCATCGGCACCATCGACGGGATCGCCTTCCAAACCAATATCCTGGCGCTCAATGCCGCCGTGGAAGCGGCGCGGGCCGGAGAAATGGGCCGCGGTTTTGCTGTCGTGGCGTCGGAAGTGCGCTTGCTCGCCGGCCGCTCGGCCGAAGCGGCCAAGGAAATCAAGGCGTTGATCGGCGATTCCGTGACGCAGGTCGACGCAGGCAGCCGGCAGGTGGAAAGTGCGGGCGTGACCATGCGCGAGGTGGTCGACAGCATTCGCCAGCTGGCCGGTATCGTCAAGCAGATCAGCAGTGCCAGCCATGAACAGAGCAGTGGCATCACCGAAGTGGGGACGGCGGTGACGCAAATGGATGAAAACACCCAGCAGAATGCCGCCCTGGTCGAGCAAGCCGCCGCCGCTGCGCAATCGCTGCAGCAGCAGGCCAGCGCGCTGGCCGAGGTGGTCGCAGGCTTCAAGCTGCCGCAGATGGAAGGCAGTGCCTTGCCGTCATCGGGGCGGGTACCGCAGGCCGGGTCGCGCGATGCGCTGCGCCTGCACTAA
- a CDS encoding type II toxin-antitoxin system HipA family toxin: MGRRSHSQTLHLWANGDYVGRWTVKANGDSELQYDASWQSSRLGRPISLSLPFNLRNEPLKGASVANYFEGLLPDSDIIRKRVATRFKTGSLKPFDLLAAIGRDCVGALQLLPEGGKPEGLAQVDGIALDEEDIERHLLEVVSSERHGATDDADDDFRISLAGAQEKDAFLWWDGKWMKPRGATPTTHIFKLPIGMVGGKKADFTTSVDNEWLCLRLFKEYGLPTANAQIATFGAQRVLVVERFDRVRSADGKQLFRLVQEDFCQATGTSPLLKYENDGGPGLKQMFTLLQQSQQSAADMHTLMASQLLFWMLRAPDGHAKNFSIQLLAGAGRFKLTPIYDVMSGYPGIGPGPNQWAERKLKMAMALLGSNRHYLAHGIQRRHFNSTAKAVGYGAHAEPLLLDFIARTPAIVDKVRGELPVGFSEKVADNILGGLLDAGAALQRMPPA; this comes from the coding sequence ATGGGCCGCCGCTCACACAGCCAGACGCTCCATCTTTGGGCAAATGGCGACTATGTAGGACGCTGGACGGTCAAGGCCAACGGCGACTCCGAACTCCAGTACGATGCGTCCTGGCAAAGCTCAAGGCTGGGGCGCCCGATCTCGCTGTCGCTGCCGTTCAATCTACGCAATGAACCACTCAAGGGTGCCAGTGTTGCCAACTACTTTGAGGGCTTGCTGCCGGACAGTGACATCATTCGCAAACGCGTTGCGACCCGGTTCAAGACAGGCTCTCTCAAACCGTTCGACCTGCTCGCGGCTATCGGCCGGGACTGCGTCGGCGCCTTGCAGCTGCTGCCCGAAGGCGGCAAACCGGAAGGACTGGCCCAGGTCGATGGCATCGCACTTGACGAGGAAGACATCGAGCGGCACCTGCTCGAGGTGGTCAGCTCGGAGCGGCACGGCGCCACAGATGATGCCGACGATGATTTCCGCATTTCGCTCGCTGGCGCGCAAGAGAAAGATGCTTTCTTGTGGTGGGATGGGAAATGGATGAAGCCGCGTGGCGCGACGCCCACAACGCACATCTTCAAGCTCCCGATCGGGATGGTAGGCGGGAAAAAAGCCGACTTCACCACGTCGGTCGATAACGAGTGGCTATGCCTGCGGCTGTTCAAGGAGTACGGGCTGCCCACGGCAAATGCCCAGATTGCGACCTTCGGCGCGCAACGGGTGCTCGTCGTCGAGCGTTTTGACCGCGTGCGATCAGCCGATGGCAAGCAGCTGTTCCGGCTGGTTCAAGAGGATTTTTGCCAGGCGACGGGAACATCACCGCTGCTGAAATACGAAAATGACGGTGGGCCGGGGTTAAAACAGATGTTTACCCTGCTGCAGCAATCGCAGCAGAGCGCTGCCGACATGCACACGCTGATGGCCTCTCAACTTCTGTTCTGGATGCTGCGCGCCCCCGATGGCCACGCCAAGAACTTCAGTATCCAGCTACTGGCGGGCGCCGGCCGGTTCAAGCTGACGCCCATCTATGATGTGATGTCCGGCTATCCTGGGATCGGCCCTGGCCCCAACCAGTGGGCCGAACGCAAACTCAAGATGGCGATGGCGCTACTCGGAAGCAACCGGCATTACCTCGCGCATGGCATACAGCGGCGACACTTCAACAGCACTGCAAAAGCGGTCGGCTATGGCGCGCACGCCGAACCGCTCCTGCTCGATTTCATTGCCCGCACACCCGCCATCGTAGACAAGGTCCGCGGCGAACTGCCTGTGGGGTTTTCGGAAAAGGTGGCCGACAACATTCTGGGCGGCCTGCTTGATGCCGGGGCCGCCCTTCAACGGATGCCGCCAGCCTGA
- a CDS encoding helix-turn-helix domain-containing protein, translating into MSFSPTTHRLLTASQLGQLLASTRKRHKITQATVGTRVGLSQNRISYLESHPDEISVKQLLSWCSALELELQLGERDTSATSDSAEW; encoded by the coding sequence ATGTCCTTCTCGCCCACCACTCACCGTCTCCTCACGGCGTCGCAGCTCGGCCAGTTGCTCGCATCGACCCGCAAACGGCACAAGATCACTCAGGCGACTGTAGGCACGCGTGTCGGCTTGAGCCAGAACCGCATCTCCTACCTGGAGAGTCATCCTGACGAAATCAGTGTCAAGCAGTTACTCAGCTGGTGCTCCGCACTCGAGCTGGAGCTGCAGTTGGGCGAGCGCGATACGTCCGCCACAAGCGATTCGGCCGAGTGGTAA
- a CDS encoding ClpXP protease specificity-enhancing factor — MSEISTKPYMLRAIYEWCTDSGYTPYLAVKVDSRTTVPMEYVKKGEIVLNISFGATSGLKMDNDAVRFHARFGGVSREIYVPVDNVMAIYANENGQGMAFEPVLGNDDPDAQPTDSPASADVPPPALAPVSSAPTLSSVPTSSPEQRDNATQGDDEPPKKGGRPTLTRIK; from the coding sequence ATGTCTGAAATCTCAACCAAACCTTATATGCTGCGCGCCATCTACGAGTGGTGCACCGACAGCGGCTACACGCCTTATCTCGCGGTCAAAGTCGATTCGCGCACCACGGTACCGATGGAATACGTGAAAAAGGGCGAGATCGTGCTCAACATCAGCTTCGGCGCCACCAGCGGCCTGAAGATGGACAACGACGCCGTCCGCTTCCACGCCCGCTTTGGCGGCGTCTCGCGCGAAATCTACGTACCGGTTGACAACGTGATGGCCATCTACGCCAACGAAAACGGCCAGGGCATGGCCTTCGAGCCGGTGCTGGGCAACGATGACCCCGACGCGCAGCCGACCGACAGCCCGGCCTCCGCCGACGTGCCGCCGCCCGCGCTGGCCCCGGTCTCCAGCGCCCCGACCCTGTCGTCCGTGCCGACCAGCTCCCCCGAACAACGCGACAACGCCACACAAGGCGACGACGAGCCACCAAAAAAAGGCGGCCGCCCGACCCTGACACGCATTAAATAG
- a CDS encoding glutathione S-transferase N-terminal domain-containing protein, translated as MMVLYSGTTCPFSQRCRLVLFEKGMDFEVRDVDLFNKPEDISTMNPYGQVPILVERELILYESNIINEYIDERFPHPQLMPADPLMRARARLMLFNFEKELFVHVHVLESERAKSNDKAHDKARAEIRDRLTTLAPLFLKNKYMLGDEFSMLDVAVAPLLWRLDHYGIELSKTAAPLMKYAERIFSRPAYIEALTPSEKVMRR; from the coding sequence ATGATGGTTCTCTATTCGGGTACAACCTGCCCATTTTCGCAACGCTGCCGCCTGGTCCTGTTTGAAAAAGGCATGGACTTCGAAGTGCGCGACGTCGACCTGTTCAACAAGCCGGAAGATATTTCGACCATGAACCCGTACGGCCAGGTGCCTATCCTGGTCGAGCGCGAACTGATCCTGTATGAATCGAACATCATCAACGAGTACATCGATGAGCGCTTCCCGCATCCGCAACTGATGCCGGCCGATCCGCTGATGCGTGCCCGCGCACGCCTGATGCTGTTCAATTTCGAAAAAGAACTGTTCGTGCACGTGCACGTGCTGGAAAGCGAACGCGCCAAGAGCAACGACAAGGCCCACGACAAGGCACGCGCGGAAATCCGCGACCGCCTGACGACCCTGGCGCCACTGTTCCTGAAAAACAAGTACATGCTGGGCGACGAATTCTCGATGCTCGACGTGGCTGTTGCGCCGCTGCTGTGGCGCCTGGACCACTACGGCATCGAACTGTCGAAGACGGCCGCACCGCTGATGAAATACGCCGAACGCATCTTCTCGCGTCCAGCCTATATCGAAGCACTGACGCCATCCGAGAAAGTGATGCGCCGCTAA
- a CDS encoding cytochrome c1, with protein MKIAKKLLAILALVPAMALASEGGFPLDKAPDRQTNMAALQHGAKLFVNYCLNCHAAVSMRYNRLRDLGLTEDQIKQNLLFSGDKVGDLMTTSLAPQDAKAFFGVVPPDLSVISRAKSSSAGTGGDYLYTYLRTFYKDDTRPTGWNNMVVPNVAMPHVLWELQGVQTAKFVEENDPHEAGKKIHKFTGFEQVKPGTLNKIEYDNAVADLVGYMEWMAEPAQQTRKRLGVWVLLFLSVFALLAWRLNASFWKEVK; from the coding sequence ATGAAGATTGCAAAAAAACTGCTCGCCATCCTGGCCCTCGTGCCCGCCATGGCTCTCGCCAGCGAAGGCGGCTTTCCGCTGGACAAGGCTCCTGACCGCCAGACCAACATGGCGGCGCTGCAACATGGCGCCAAATTGTTCGTCAATTATTGCTTGAATTGCCACGCCGCCGTGTCGATGCGCTACAACCGCCTGCGCGACCTGGGCTTGACGGAAGACCAGATCAAGCAGAACCTGTTGTTCTCCGGCGATAAAGTCGGCGACTTGATGACGACTAGCCTGGCACCACAGGACGCCAAGGCCTTCTTTGGCGTCGTACCGCCGGATTTGTCGGTAATTTCGCGCGCGAAATCATCTTCCGCTGGCACAGGCGGCGACTACCTGTATACTTACCTGCGTACGTTCTATAAAGACGACACTCGTCCGACCGGCTGGAACAACATGGTCGTGCCGAATGTTGCCATGCCGCATGTATTATGGGAATTGCAAGGTGTCCAGACTGCCAAGTTCGTGGAAGAGAATGATCCGCACGAAGCTGGCAAGAAGATCCACAAATTTACCGGCTTCGAGCAGGTCAAGCCAGGTACGTTGAACAAGATCGAGTATGACAATGCGGTAGCCGACCTGGTCGGCTACATGGAGTGGATGGCCGAACCGGCACAGCAAACACGCAAGCGCCTGGGCGTGTGGGTGCTGCTGTTCCTGTCGGTATTTGCTCTGCTGGCATGGCGCCTTAACGCGTCGTTCTGGAAGGAAGTCAAATAA
- a CDS encoding cytochrome b: MAAFKETKFPADAPVAEKALGWVDDRFPLTKLWNDQWGKYYAPKNFNFWYIFGSLAMLVLVLQIVTGIFLTMHYKPDAALAFNSVEYIMREVPWGWLVRYMHSTGASAFFIIVYLHMTRALLYGSYRKPRELIWLFGFAIFLCLMAEAFFGYLLPWGQMSYWGAQVIVNLFGAIPFIGPDLSLWIRGDYVVSDATLNRFFAFHVIAIPLVLLGLVAAHLIALHEVGSSNPDGIEVKENLGADGHPLDSIPSHPYYTVHDLFGVSIFLVIFSAVVFFAPEMGGYFLEYNNFLPGDSLKTPLHIAPTWYFTPFYSVLRATTADFMYVLMGAVAAYVVFIWLKSRLSTTVKSIVAGIAIVAIIGMLPQVLDAKFWGVVFFGGSVVILAFLPWLDHSPVKSIRYRPTWHKYVYAIFGLSFLVLGYLGTQAPTDAKTIVSQVCTLIYFSFFLLMPWWSAMGKFKTVPSRVTFHPH; this comes from the coding sequence ATGGCTGCTTTTAAAGAAACGAAATTCCCGGCAGACGCGCCCGTCGCCGAAAAAGCGCTGGGCTGGGTCGATGACCGCTTTCCCCTGACCAAGCTGTGGAACGACCAATGGGGCAAGTACTACGCCCCGAAAAACTTCAATTTCTGGTACATCTTCGGCTCGCTGGCCATGCTGGTGCTGGTCTTGCAGATCGTCACCGGCATCTTCCTGACCATGCACTACAAACCGGATGCGGCCCTGGCCTTCAATTCCGTCGAGTACATCATGCGCGAAGTACCGTGGGGCTGGCTGGTGCGCTACATGCACTCGACGGGCGCCTCGGCCTTCTTCATCATCGTCTACCTGCACATGACGCGCGCCCTGCTGTACGGCTCGTACCGCAAGCCACGTGAACTGATCTGGCTGTTCGGTTTCGCCATCTTCCTGTGCCTGATGGCCGAAGCGTTCTTCGGTTACCTGCTGCCATGGGGCCAGATGTCGTACTGGGGCGCCCAAGTGATCGTCAACCTGTTTGGCGCCATCCCGTTCATCGGCCCTGACCTGTCGTTGTGGATCCGCGGCGACTACGTTGTTTCCGACGCGACCCTGAACCGCTTCTTCGCCTTCCACGTGATCGCCATCCCGCTGGTCCTGCTGGGCCTGGTTGCTGCGCACTTGATCGCCCTGCATGAAGTCGGCTCCAGCAACCCGGACGGCATCGAAGTGAAGGAAAACCTGGGCGCCGATGGCCACCCGCTCGATTCGATTCCATCGCATCCGTACTACACCGTGCATGACTTGTTCGGCGTCTCGATCTTCCTCGTCATTTTCAGCGCCGTCGTGTTCTTCGCGCCGGAAATGGGCGGCTACTTCCTGGAATACAACAACTTCCTGCCAGGCGATTCGCTGAAAACCCCGCTGCACATCGCGCCAACCTGGTACTTCACGCCGTTCTACTCGGTACTGCGCGCCACCACGGCCGACTTCATGTACGTGCTGATGGGCGCCGTGGCGGCCTACGTGGTATTCATCTGGCTCAAGTCGCGCCTGTCGACGACGGTCAAGTCCATCGTTGCCGGCATCGCCATCGTCGCCATCATCGGCATGCTGCCGCAGGTGCTGGACGCGAAATTCTGGGGCGTGGTGTTCTTCGGCGGTTCCGTCGTGATCCTGGCCTTCCTGCCATGGCTCGATCATTCGCCCGTGAAATCGATCCGCTACCGTCCGACCTGGCACAAATATGTGTACGCCATCTTCGGCCTGTCGTTCCTGGTGCTGGGCTACCTCGGCACCCAGGCGCCAACGGATGCGAAAACCATCGTGTCGCAAGTGTGCACCCTGATTTACTTCAGCTTCTTCCTGCTGATGCCATGGTGGAGTGCCATGGGCAAGTTCAAGACCGTGCCGTCGCGTGTGACGTTTCACCCGCACTAA
- the petA gene encoding ubiquinol-cytochrome c reductase iron-sulfur subunit produces MSNEKQVDSGRRGLLVATCAAGSVVGLATAGALVSTFQPSERAKAAGAPVEVDITTLQPGEMRTVEWRGKPVWILKRTPEMIASLKKTDGKVADANSQRNPAEFTPDYCMNEARSIKPEILVAVGICTHLGCSPSSKFAPGPQPSLPDDWEGGFLCPCHGSTFDMAGRVFKNKPAPDNLQVPRHMYLSDTKLLIGKDEKGEA; encoded by the coding sequence ATTCAGGCCGTCGCGGCTTGCTCGTCGCCACGTGCGCGGCGGGCAGTGTAGTTGGATTGGCAACCGCGGGAGCCTTGGTAAGCACCTTCCAGCCGTCGGAGCGCGCGAAAGCGGCTGGCGCGCCGGTCGAAGTAGACATCACCACCTTGCAACCCGGCGAAATGCGCACCGTCGAATGGCGCGGCAAGCCGGTCTGGATCCTCAAGCGCACGCCGGAAATGATCGCGTCGCTGAAAAAGACCGATGGCAAAGTCGCCGATGCCAATTCGCAACGCAACCCCGCCGAATTCACGCCTGACTACTGCATGAACGAAGCGCGCTCGATCAAGCCTGAAATTCTCGTCGCCGTCGGCATCTGCACCCATCTGGGCTGCTCTCCTTCCTCGAAATTTGCCCCCGGCCCGCAACCGTCGCTGCCCGATGACTGGGAAGGCGGCTTCCTGTGCCCTTGCCACGGCTCCACTTTCGACATGGCAGGCCGCGTGTTCAAGAACAAGCCGGCGCCGGACAACCTGCAAGTGCCGCGCCATATGTACCTGAGCGACACCAAATTGCTGATAGGTAAAGACGAGAAAGGCGAGGCTTGA